A portion of the Stella humosa genome contains these proteins:
- a CDS encoding alpha/beta fold hydrolase gives MTTVPPEAQSRFLTAYSDRAFYRLHCTCWGIERVGPTAILLHGFMQNGREFDPLARRLALAGWRVFCPDFPGHGGTAWWHDGQYSPAAYASAVATTITAAGVPGVHLIGGSMGGGIAMRMAASRGIPLHSVVINDVGLEWPLAGLEQQSDLYPRRMTFATLQPARDAVIRFTSDRGQISEADLQDVVRYSLRRLPDGRFAFRCDPRLLAAEGAMRLRRRNSDRSAIWAAIPAPILLIRGGRSLMFEAHIAQQMLELNPRAELLTMPDSGHPPWLRTPDQIEPVVEWLNRQARAVRERKAGQPAPT, from the coding sequence ATGACGACCGTTCCGCCGGAAGCGCAGTCCCGCTTCCTGACCGCCTATTCCGACCGGGCGTTCTACCGCCTGCACTGCACCTGCTGGGGCATCGAGCGTGTCGGCCCGACCGCCATCCTGCTGCACGGCTTCATGCAGAACGGGCGAGAGTTCGACCCGCTGGCGCGCCGCCTCGCCCTGGCCGGCTGGCGGGTCTTCTGCCCCGATTTTCCCGGCCATGGCGGCACCGCCTGGTGGCACGACGGCCAATACAGCCCGGCTGCCTATGCGTCCGCCGTGGCCACCACGATCACCGCGGCCGGCGTGCCGGGGGTGCATCTCATCGGCGGCTCGATGGGCGGCGGCATCGCCATGCGCATGGCCGCCAGCCGCGGCATTCCGTTGCATTCGGTGGTGATCAATGACGTTGGCCTGGAATGGCCGCTGGCGGGGTTGGAGCAGCAGTCGGACCTGTATCCCCGGCGGATGACGTTCGCGACGCTGCAGCCGGCCCGGGATGCGGTCATCCGCTTCACCAGCGACCGTGGCCAGATTTCAGAGGCGGACCTGCAGGACGTCGTCCGGTACAGCCTGCGACGGCTGCCGGACGGGCGCTTCGCGTTCCGCTGCGACCCGCGGCTTCTGGCCGCCGAAGGCGCCATGCGGCTGCGCCGCCGCAACAGCGATCGCAGCGCTATCTGGGCCGCCATTCCCGCTCCGATCCTGCTGATCCGCGGCGGGCGGTCGTTGATGTTCGAAGCCCACATCGCGCAGCAGATGCTGGAACTGAATCCGCGGGCGGAACTCCTGACCATGCCGGATTCCGGTCATCCACCCTGGCTGCGCACGCCCGATCAGATCGAGCCGGTCGTGGAATGGCTGAACCGCCAGGCGCGCGCGGTGCGCGAGCGGAAAGCCGGCCAGCCGGCGCCGACCTGA
- a CDS encoding nuclear transport factor 2 family protein produces MVTLERLKEVGVQFARRDVEGIVGCFAEDGVFRNAVGAVPEGESYQGHAAIRAFFTGLFQRTPDVRWDHTAEYVTADRGVTEWRRTATLATGERQEWLGCDLYTFKDGMIVLKDTYIKVVR; encoded by the coding sequence ATGGTGACGCTGGAGCGCCTGAAGGAGGTGGGCGTGCAGTTCGCCCGCCGCGACGTCGAGGGCATCGTCGGCTGCTTCGCCGAGGATGGGGTCTTCCGCAATGCCGTGGGTGCCGTCCCCGAAGGCGAGAGCTACCAGGGCCACGCGGCCATCCGCGCCTTCTTCACCGGCCTCTTCCAGCGCACGCCCGACGTGCGCTGGGACCACACGGCCGAATATGTGACGGCCGACCGCGGCGTGACCGAGTGGCGGCGGACGGCCACGCTCGCCACCGGCGAGCGGCAGGAGTGGCTGGGCTGCGACCTCTATACCTTCAAGGACGGCATGATCGTGTTGAAGGACACCTACATCAAGGTGGTGCGCTGA
- a CDS encoding ferritin-like domain-containing protein — MDDGQITSQTTKVGASEAETIRLLRSLAAQVRDSATGYRKAADETTDQSLKAEFGHLVDEREDMVEALDESLVDLGATPDSNGTVMGAAHRLFFDLRAALSGHDREAILREIVRGESVLEEAYDAAIRAGLPPAIHNVIRRQHRLARRSRDRFRAAIPDFPEGERKIGQITVSSVAAAVQRNPTLTTATLGALAAGFAAALWLTRQPHRR, encoded by the coding sequence ATGGACGACGGACAGATCACCTCGCAGACCACCAAAGTCGGCGCCAGCGAAGCCGAAACGATCCGCCTGCTGCGCAGCCTGGCGGCGCAGGTGCGCGACAGCGCCACCGGCTATCGAAAGGCCGCCGACGAGACGACCGACCAGTCGCTGAAGGCGGAATTCGGCCATCTGGTCGACGAGCGTGAGGACATGGTAGAGGCCCTGGACGAAAGTCTGGTGGATCTCGGCGCCACGCCGGATTCCAACGGCACGGTGATGGGTGCGGCCCATCGCCTGTTCTTCGACCTGCGCGCGGCCCTTTCCGGCCATGACCGCGAGGCGATCCTGCGCGAGATCGTGCGCGGCGAAAGCGTGCTGGAAGAGGCCTACGACGCGGCGATCCGCGCCGGCTTGCCGCCCGCGATCCACAACGTCATCCGCCGCCAGCATCGCCTAGCCCGGCGCAGCCGCGACCGATTCCGCGCCGCCATCCCGGATTTCCCCGAGGGCGAGCGCAAGATCGGCCAGATCACGGTCAGTTCGGTCGCAGCCGCCGTGCAGCGCAATCCGACCCTGACGACGGCGACCCTGGGTGCGCTGGCGGCGGGCTTCGCGGCGGCCCTGTGGCTGACCCGCCAGCCCCATCGCCGATGA
- a CDS encoding RidA family protein: MAGAIEARLAELGIELPQAAAPAANYVPTTMHNGVLYVAGQIPMWNGERRFIGTLGDGVSIADGQAAARLCCLNIIAQAKRALGDLDRITQILRLGGFVASTPSFGDQPPVVNGASDLMVEIFGDKGRHARAAVGVSALPFGVAVEVEATIAFV; the protein is encoded by the coding sequence ATGGCCGGAGCGATCGAAGCCCGTCTCGCCGAACTCGGCATCGAGCTGCCGCAGGCAGCCGCGCCGGCGGCCAACTACGTGCCGACGACGATGCATAACGGCGTGCTCTACGTTGCCGGCCAGATCCCCATGTGGAACGGCGAGCGCCGCTTCATCGGCACGCTCGGTGACGGCGTCAGCATCGCCGACGGCCAGGCCGCCGCCCGGCTCTGCTGCCTCAACATCATCGCCCAGGCCAAGCGCGCGCTGGGCGACCTCGACCGGATCACCCAGATCCTGCGGCTCGGCGGCTTCGTCGCCTCCACCCCGTCGTTCGGCGACCAGCCCCCGGTGGTGAACGGCGCGTCGGACCTGATGGTCGAGATCTTCGGCGACAAGGGCCGCCATGCGCGGGCCGCCGTCGGCGTCTCCGCCCTGCCCTTCGGCGTCGCCGTCGAGGTCGAAGCCACCATCGCCTTCGTCTGA
- a CDS encoding GNAT family N-acetyltransferase, translated as MPAILLRDAVDTDLPSLHAIYAHHVRHGLASFEETPPDLDEMRRRHAGVVAAGYPYLVAEVAGSVAGYSYASGYRARSAYRFSVEDSIYLAPGMAGQGIGSALLAQLIARCEAGPWRQMVAVIGDSANQPSIALHRRFGFRPVGVLEQVGFKFGRWVDSILMQRPLHPASPAS; from the coding sequence ATGCCCGCGATCCTGCTGCGCGATGCCGTCGATACCGACCTGCCGTCGCTGCACGCGATCTATGCCCATCATGTCCGCCACGGGCTGGCCAGCTTCGAGGAGACCCCGCCCGATCTCGATGAGATGCGCCGGCGCCATGCCGGGGTCGTCGCCGCTGGATATCCCTACCTCGTGGCCGAGGTGGCCGGGAGCGTCGCCGGCTACAGCTACGCATCGGGCTACCGCGCGCGCTCGGCCTACCGCTTCTCGGTCGAGGATTCGATCTACCTGGCGCCCGGCATGGCGGGGCAGGGCATCGGCAGTGCGCTCCTGGCCCAGCTCATCGCCCGTTGCGAGGCCGGACCGTGGCGGCAGATGGTGGCGGTCATCGGCGACAGCGCCAACCAGCCCTCGATCGCGCTGCACCGCCGCTTCGGCTTCCGCCCGGTGGGCGTGCTGGAGCAGGTAGGGTTCAAGTTCGGCCGCTGGGTGGACAGCATCCTGATGCAGCGGCCGCTCCATCCCGCCAGCCCCGCCTCGTGA
- a CDS encoding uracil-xanthine permease family protein, which translates to MSDNSHLRYEPEERPPHALAAGMGAQIVVMILTGIMITPLVVSRTAGLDGPTTSWLVFGALIAAGLSTWLQVSRIGIIGSGYVMFVGSNAAFISVAVAAIQSGGPALLATLVAVSALATFLFTAKLPALRRILTPAVGGTVLMLMALSVAPIAWGMMKRVPAPFEGSVAVPMVVLATTVLIVAISLFATGALRLWAPLLGVLGGSAVAGATGMIDLAPIAAAPWVGLPSGSWPGMALDFAPEFWMLLPAFVLITLVGGIETYADSVSVQRTSRRQAQPIDFKGVQGAINADGLGSFIAGVLGTVPNTVYSSSVAVVELTGVASRRVGWWGGLFLILLAFCPKISAVVAAMPGPVAGAFIMMIIVLLFGHGIRLVNEDGLGFETGLAVCLGFWVGFGFQENALFNEMLPAWAKLFLSNSTTAGGLTAILLMSVLSLARRSRDKLTVPLEIGSIGQVRTLIQGFTSRLGWDNRAEDRLMLAAEEAMLFLLEAQVGEGRRARGNQLLVRLRRVGDDAELEYISAPAGSNAEAAMTSVAAVGEANPEVDLSLRLLRAMSKEVKHLQYHGIDYLLVRVDSTG; encoded by the coding sequence GTGAGCGACAACAGCCACCTGCGCTACGAGCCCGAGGAGCGCCCGCCCCACGCGTTGGCCGCCGGCATGGGCGCCCAGATCGTCGTGATGATCCTGACCGGGATCATGATCACCCCTCTGGTGGTGTCCCGCACCGCTGGGCTCGATGGGCCGACGACGAGTTGGCTCGTCTTCGGCGCCCTCATCGCCGCCGGCCTGTCGACCTGGCTCCAGGTGTCGCGCATCGGCATCATCGGCTCGGGCTACGTGATGTTCGTGGGATCGAATGCGGCCTTCATCTCGGTCGCTGTGGCAGCGATCCAGTCGGGCGGCCCCGCACTGTTGGCGACGCTGGTCGCCGTGTCGGCCCTGGCCACCTTCCTGTTCACCGCCAAGCTGCCGGCCCTGCGCCGAATCCTGACGCCGGCCGTCGGCGGCACGGTGCTGATGCTGATGGCGCTCAGCGTGGCGCCCATCGCCTGGGGGATGATGAAGCGGGTGCCGGCACCGTTCGAGGGTTCGGTCGCCGTGCCGATGGTGGTGTTGGCGACGACGGTGCTGATCGTCGCGATTTCGCTGTTCGCCACCGGCGCGTTGCGCCTATGGGCGCCGCTGCTGGGCGTCCTGGGCGGCTCGGCCGTGGCCGGAGCGACCGGCATGATCGATCTGGCGCCGATCGCGGCCGCCCCCTGGGTCGGTCTGCCCAGCGGCTCCTGGCCCGGCATGGCGCTCGATTTCGCGCCGGAGTTCTGGATGCTGCTGCCGGCCTTCGTGCTGATCACGCTGGTCGGCGGCATCGAGACCTATGCCGACAGCGTCTCGGTCCAGCGCACCTCGCGCCGCCAGGCCCAGCCGATCGACTTCAAGGGGGTGCAGGGGGCGATCAACGCGGATGGCCTGGGCAGCTTCATCGCGGGCGTGCTCGGCACCGTGCCCAACACCGTCTATTCGTCCAGCGTCGCGGTCGTGGAACTGACCGGCGTCGCCTCGCGCCGGGTCGGCTGGTGGGGTGGCCTGTTCCTGATCCTGCTGGCCTTCTGCCCCAAGATCTCGGCCGTCGTCGCCGCCATGCCGGGGCCGGTGGCCGGCGCCTTCATCATGATGATCATCGTCCTGCTGTTCGGCCACGGCATCCGCCTGGTGAACGAGGACGGGCTGGGCTTCGAGACAGGGCTGGCGGTTTGCCTCGGCTTCTGGGTCGGCTTCGGGTTCCAGGAGAACGCGCTCTTCAACGAGATGCTGCCGGCCTGGGCCAAGCTCTTCCTGTCCAACAGCACCACGGCCGGCGGCCTGACTGCGATCCTGCTGATGTCGGTACTGTCCCTGGCCCGGCGCAGCCGCGACAAGCTGACGGTGCCGCTGGAGATCGGCTCCATCGGCCAGGTGCGCACCCTGATCCAGGGCTTCACCAGCCGGCTCGGCTGGGACAACCGGGCCGAGGACCGGCTGATGCTGGCGGCCGAGGAGGCGATGCTGTTCCTGCTGGAAGCCCAGGTCGGCGAAGGCCGCCGTGCCCGCGGCAACCAGTTGCTGGTCCGCCTGCGCCGGGTCGGCGACGATGCCGAACTCGAATACATCTCCGCCCCCGCCGGCAGCAATGCCGAGGCGGCGATGACTTCGGTCGCCGCCGTCGGCGAGGCCAACCCGGAGGTCGACCTGTCGCTGCGGCTGCTGCGCGCCATGAGCAAGGAGGTGAAGCACCTCCAGTATCACGGCATCGACTACCTCCTGGTGCGGGTCGACAGCACCGGCTGA
- a CDS encoding GNAT family N-acetyltransferase, which translates to MRILEGIGEIAAAQWDGCAGADNPFLSHAFLSALEESGSVAADTGWLPRHVVVEDAGGTAIGAAPTYVKGHSYGEYVFDHGWAHAYEQAGGRYYPKLLVAVPFTPVPGPRLLLHPEAAAGTRDQIVDTLIEIARQAGLSSIHVNFAQADECTALAEYGFLHRLGQQFHWNNAGYATFEDFLATLASRKRKQLRKERQAAAAAGITVRALTGSEITRRHWDAFYRFYLATADKKWGNAYLEKDFFVRLGATMGDRVVLVVAERDGRTIAGALNLRGTDTLFGRNWGTLEDLPFLHFECCYYQAIDYAIAHGLKRVEAGAQGVHKIQRGYLPVATHSAHWIADPALRRAVDDFLRRERPAMQQEMAALAEHSPYRQAGEG; encoded by the coding sequence GTGCGCATACTGGAGGGCATCGGTGAGATCGCGGCCGCCCAATGGGACGGCTGCGCTGGTGCGGACAACCCGTTCCTCAGCCATGCCTTCCTGTCGGCGCTGGAGGAATCGGGGTCGGTCGCGGCCGACACCGGCTGGCTGCCGCGCCATGTCGTGGTCGAGGATGCGGGCGGCACCGCGATCGGTGCCGCCCCCACCTATGTGAAGGGCCATTCCTACGGCGAATATGTCTTCGACCATGGCTGGGCCCATGCCTACGAGCAGGCGGGCGGGCGCTACTATCCCAAGCTGCTGGTGGCCGTGCCGTTCACGCCGGTGCCGGGCCCGCGCCTGCTGCTGCACCCCGAGGCCGCGGCCGGGACACGCGACCAGATCGTCGACACACTGATCGAGATCGCCCGCCAGGCCGGCCTGTCCTCGATCCACGTCAATTTCGCCCAGGCCGACGAGTGCACGGCCCTGGCCGAATACGGCTTCCTGCACCGGCTGGGACAGCAGTTCCACTGGAACAATGCCGGCTACGCGACCTTCGAGGATTTCCTGGCGACGCTGGCCTCGCGCAAGCGCAAGCAGCTCCGCAAGGAGCGCCAGGCGGCAGCGGCCGCCGGCATCACCGTGCGGGCGCTGACGGGGTCAGAGATCACCCGCCGACACTGGGACGCCTTCTACCGCTTCTACCTGGCGACCGCCGACAAGAAGTGGGGCAACGCCTATCTCGAGAAGGATTTCTTCGTGCGGCTGGGCGCCACCATGGGCGACCGGGTGGTGCTGGTGGTGGCCGAGCGCGACGGCCGAACGATCGCAGGCGCCCTCAACCTGCGGGGTACCGACACGCTGTTCGGCCGCAACTGGGGGACGCTGGAGGACCTGCCGTTCCTCCATTTCGAGTGCTGCTATTACCAGGCGATCGACTATGCCATCGCCCACGGGCTGAAGCGGGTCGAGGCCGGCGCGCAAGGCGTCCACAAGATCCAGCGCGGCTACCTGCCGGTCGCCACCCACAGCGCCCACTGGATCGCCGACCCGGCCCTGCGCCGCGCCGTCGACGACTTCCTGCGCCGCGAGCGCCCAGCCATGCAGCAGGAGATGGCGGCCCTGGCCGAACACTCCCCCTATCGCCAGGCCGGCGAGGGCTGA
- a CDS encoding LysR family transcriptional regulator yields the protein MRSLNPDQLEAFVQVVRLGSFSAAAARLNLTQPAISLQLRQLEQRLGVRLIERVGRRATATAAGLELMGHAARIEAALLAAGEAMASHAKGEVGRVRIGTGATACIYLLPPVLAGLRQRLPALEIVVTTGNTPEILRAVEDNLLDAALVTLPAPGRMFQVRPIVEDPFVAIFPAGEELPARATPGLLSARPLVLFEPGARTRSLVDAWFLAGGLPARPMMELGSVEAIKEMVGAGLGCSVLPGMAMAAGHPRLAWRPLSPRLARSLALVMRQDKPLSRGLRETVAALVRLGESVAAIQTAEPKEIPQ from the coding sequence ATGCGCAGCCTTAACCCCGACCAGCTCGAGGCCTTCGTCCAGGTGGTGCGCCTGGGCAGCTTCTCGGCCGCCGCCGCCCGCCTGAACCTGACCCAGCCGGCGATCAGCCTGCAGCTCCGCCAGTTGGAGCAGCGGCTGGGCGTGCGCCTGATCGAGCGGGTGGGGCGGCGGGCGACGGCGACCGCCGCCGGCCTGGAGCTGATGGGCCATGCCGCCCGCATCGAGGCGGCATTGCTGGCCGCGGGAGAGGCGATGGCAAGCCATGCCAAGGGCGAGGTCGGGCGGGTGCGCATCGGCACGGGTGCCACGGCCTGCATCTACCTGCTGCCGCCGGTGCTGGCCGGGCTGCGCCAGCGGCTGCCGGCGCTGGAGATCGTCGTCACCACCGGCAACACGCCCGAGATCCTGCGGGCGGTCGAGGACAACCTGCTAGATGCGGCACTGGTCACCCTGCCCGCTCCCGGCCGCATGTTCCAGGTGCGCCCGATCGTCGAGGACCCGTTCGTCGCCATCTTCCCTGCCGGCGAAGAGCTGCCGGCGCGCGCCACGCCCGGCCTGCTGTCCGCCCGGCCGCTGGTGCTGTTCGAGCCCGGTGCCCGCACCCGCAGCCTGGTGGACGCATGGTTCCTGGCCGGCGGCCTGCCCGCCCGGCCGATGATGGAGTTGGGCAGCGTCGAGGCGATCAAGGAGATGGTGGGCGCCGGGCTGGGCTGCTCGGTCCTGCCGGGGATGGCGATGGCGGCCGGCCATCCGCGCCTGGCCTGGCGCCCGTTGTCGCCGCGCCTCGCCCGAAGCCTGGCGCTGGTGATGCGCCAGGACAAGCCGTTGTCGCGTGGACTGCGCGAGACGGTGGCGGCGCTGGTCCGGTTGGGCGAGAGTGTGGCCGCGATCCAGACCGCCGAGCCCAAGGAAATCCCCCAGTGA
- a CDS encoding MFS transporter: MNPVRRGTVWALGVSQLVGWGVTYYLIGALGPLMVADLGWGAAVVHGGFSAALVTMGLASAPIGRLLDRHGGRPVMAAGSCLSAAACVALALADGIALYYAAWIALGIAMRMMLYDAAFAALARIGGRGARRSISQITLLGGLASTVFWPIGYYLGAAFGWRGAVLAYAAIALATLPLHLAIPAGRAVEEGRAGGGPVEAPPPAGRLPAFLYALIVTITAFLASAMSAHMIAILAGLGMGATLAVWVSALRGVGQSLARLAEVLFGGRMHVLTLAVLATGLLPLGFAAGVLGGEFAAAAIAFAIVYGSGNGLATIVRGALPLVLFDPRRYGALAGKLVAPSFLLAAAAPVAYAAIIEHAGSAAALWFSAALGLVLTAAAWELRRRYLPAAG; this comes from the coding sequence GTGAACCCCGTCCGGCGCGGCACCGTCTGGGCGCTGGGCGTCTCCCAGCTCGTCGGATGGGGCGTCACCTACTACCTGATCGGCGCGCTCGGGCCGCTGATGGTGGCCGATCTCGGCTGGGGGGCCGCCGTCGTGCATGGCGGCTTCTCGGCCGCCCTCGTCACCATGGGCCTGGCCTCGGCGCCGATCGGCCGTCTGCTCGACCGCCATGGCGGCCGCCCGGTGATGGCGGCGGGGTCGTGCCTGTCGGCGGCGGCCTGCGTCGCGCTCGCCCTGGCCGATGGCATCGCCCTCTACTATGCCGCCTGGATCGCGCTCGGCATCGCCATGCGGATGATGCTCTACGACGCCGCCTTCGCCGCCCTGGCGCGCATCGGCGGGCGTGGCGCCCGGCGTTCGATCTCGCAGATCACCCTGCTGGGCGGGCTGGCCTCCACCGTGTTCTGGCCGATCGGCTATTACCTGGGGGCGGCCTTCGGTTGGCGGGGGGCGGTGCTCGCCTATGCCGCGATCGCGCTGGCGACGCTGCCGTTGCACCTGGCCATTCCGGCCGGCCGGGCGGTGGAGGAGGGCCGGGCCGGCGGTGGCCCGGTCGAGGCGCCGCCACCGGCGGGGCGCCTGCCGGCTTTCCTTTATGCCCTGATCGTCACCATCACCGCCTTTCTGGCCTCGGCCATGTCGGCGCACATGATCGCCATCCTGGCCGGGCTGGGGATGGGGGCGACCCTGGCGGTGTGGGTGTCGGCACTGCGCGGCGTCGGCCAGTCGCTGGCCCGCCTGGCCGAGGTGTTGTTCGGCGGGCGCATGCATGTGCTGACTCTGGCGGTGCTGGCGACCGGCCTGCTGCCGCTGGGCTTCGCGGCCGGCGTGCTGGGCGGCGAGTTCGCGGCCGCCGCCATAGCCTTTGCCATCGTCTATGGCAGCGGCAACGGGCTCGCCACCATCGTCCGCGGCGCGCTGCCGCTGGTGCTGTTCGACCCCCGGCGCTACGGCGCGCTGGCGGGAAAGCTGGTCGCTCCCAGCTTCCTGCTGGCCGCGGCCGCCCCCGTCGCCTATGCCGCGATCATCGAGCATGCCGGCAGTGCCGCCGCCCTCTGGTTCTCGGCCGCCTTGGGCCTGGTGCTGACGGCGGCCGCCTGGGAACTGCGCCGACGCTACCTGCCCGCCGCGGGGTGA
- a CDS encoding alpha/beta fold hydrolase, producing the protein MVSGSPTPWSHVFASPFGDRFHDIHCTVWGFDNRGPTAILVHGYLQNGREFDPLAIALAREGWRVFCPDLPGHGRSQWHSRSRDYRAGADSRAMATVIAVAVADAPRPSLIHLLGSSMGGGLVLGLATIPGIPLKTTTLVDVNPQWPGPGLERVIELIPSATLFDCHADARAALMHYAQDRGPLTETDIDAIMDYCFVREGEAYRLRFDPALRQSIEDMRGRAGRRDRWPLWDGLRVPTLIVRGEHSVMVSSATAQEMVARNPLAEVITIPDCGHPPWLRRAEEIEPVVSWLVRHAA; encoded by the coding sequence ATGGTTAGCGGTAGCCCAACCCCGTGGTCGCACGTTTTCGCCAGTCCGTTCGGCGATCGGTTCCACGACATCCATTGCACGGTGTGGGGGTTCGACAATCGCGGGCCAACCGCGATCCTGGTGCATGGCTACCTCCAGAACGGGCGAGAGTTCGATCCGCTGGCCATTGCGCTTGCGCGCGAAGGGTGGCGCGTTTTCTGCCCGGACCTGCCCGGTCACGGCCGCAGCCAATGGCATTCTCGGTCGCGCGACTATCGCGCCGGGGCCGACAGCCGGGCGATGGCGACGGTGATCGCCGTGGCCGTCGCGGATGCGCCGCGGCCGAGCCTCATTCACCTGCTCGGCAGTTCGATGGGCGGCGGCCTGGTGCTGGGGCTGGCGACCATCCCGGGCATTCCGCTGAAGACCACCACGCTCGTCGACGTGAACCCGCAATGGCCGGGCCCGGGGCTGGAGCGGGTGATCGAGCTGATCCCGTCGGCAACGCTGTTCGATTGCCACGCCGATGCGCGGGCGGCGCTGATGCACTATGCCCAGGACCGTGGCCCCCTCACCGAGACCGACATCGACGCCATCATGGACTACTGCTTCGTCCGCGAAGGCGAGGCCTATCGCCTGCGCTTCGACCCGGCCCTGCGCCAGTCGATCGAGGACATGCGCGGACGCGCCGGCCGCAGGGACCGCTGGCCGTTGTGGGATGGCCTGCGGGTGCCGACGCTGATCGTTCGCGGCGAGCACTCGGTCATGGTATCATCCGCAACTGCCCAGGAAATGGTCGCGCGCAACCCGCTTGCCGAAGTCATCACGATACCCGACTGCGGCCATCCGCCCTGGCTGCGCCGGGCCGAGGAGATCGAGCCCGTCGTCTCCTGGCTCGTACGGCACGCAGCCTAG
- a CDS encoding NAD(P)/FAD-dependent oxidoreductase, protein MARPKVVIVGGGFGGLAVARGLARADVAVTLVDRRNHHLFQPLLYQVATAALSPAQIAQPIRAVLRRQANAAVVLGEVVGIDRENRLVLTADAGPIPYDQLVLATGASHAYFGHEEWRPFAPGLKSLDDATAARRNILAAFERAEIATDEDERRALLTFAIVGGGPTGVEMAGAIAELARNTLAREFRHIDAASARVVLVEAGPRILPAMPPELSTKAEAGLKRLGVEVRLGAAVTLCAADRVEIGPDVLACRTIIWAAGVQASPVARWLGGDVAVDRAGRVRVEPDLTLPGDPSIRVIGDAAAVLSAEGRPVPGVAPAAKQQGAYVARDIAARLGAQAPSGPFRYRDQGNLATIGRGEAVVDLGRVRLSGTIAWWFWGIVHVFFLIDFRNRLSVSLDWIWSYLTYGRSARLMTEAPPRRRP, encoded by the coding sequence TTGGCGCGGCCGAAGGTGGTGATCGTGGGGGGTGGTTTCGGCGGCTTGGCGGTCGCGCGTGGGCTGGCCCGCGCCGACGTCGCGGTGACGCTGGTCGACCGCCGCAACCATCACCTGTTCCAGCCGCTGCTCTATCAGGTGGCGACCGCCGCCCTGTCGCCCGCCCAGATCGCCCAGCCGATCCGCGCCGTGCTGCGGCGGCAGGCCAACGCCGCCGTCGTCCTGGGCGAGGTGGTGGGGATCGACCGGGAAAATCGCTTGGTCCTGACCGCGGATGCGGGACCCATCCCCTATGACCAACTGGTCCTGGCAACCGGCGCCTCGCACGCCTATTTTGGGCATGAGGAATGGCGGCCCTTCGCGCCCGGGCTGAAGTCGCTCGACGACGCGACCGCCGCGCGCCGCAACATCCTGGCTGCATTCGAGCGGGCCGAGATCGCCACCGACGAGGACGAGCGGCGGGCGCTGCTGACGTTTGCCATTGTCGGCGGCGGCCCGACCGGGGTGGAGATGGCGGGCGCGATCGCCGAACTGGCGCGCAACACGCTGGCACGCGAGTTCCGCCACATCGACGCCGCGTCTGCCCGGGTTGTGCTGGTCGAGGCAGGCCCCCGCATCCTGCCGGCGATGCCGCCCGAACTGTCGACCAAGGCCGAGGCCGGCCTGAAGCGGCTGGGGGTGGAGGTGCGGCTTGGCGCTGCCGTTACGCTGTGCGCAGCCGACCGGGTGGAGATCGGCCCGGACGTGCTGGCCTGCCGCACGATCATCTGGGCGGCCGGCGTCCAGGCATCGCCCGTCGCCCGCTGGTTGGGAGGGGACGTGGCGGTCGATCGCGCCGGCCGCGTGCGGGTAGAGCCCGACCTGACCCTGCCGGGCGATCCATCCATCCGGGTGATCGGCGATGCCGCTGCCGTGCTCAGCGCCGAAGGCCGGCCGGTGCCGGGTGTGGCGCCCGCCGCCAAACAGCAGGGCGCCTACGTGGCGCGCGACATCGCCGCGCGCCTGGGGGCGCAAGCGCCGTCAGGCCCCTTCCGCTATCGCGACCAGGGCAACCTAGCCACCATCGGCCGGGGCGAGGCGGTGGTCGATCTCGGCCGGGTGCGGCTGTCTGGCACGATCGCCTGGTGGTTCTGGGGCATCGTCCACGTCTTTTTCCTGATCGACTTCCGCAACCGCCTGTCGGTGTCGCTGGACTGGATCTGGTCCTACCTCACCTATGGCCGCAGCGCCCGACTGATGACCGAAGCGCCGCCGCGGCGGCGGCCCTAG